GCCTTTTGAAATAAACTGCCGACTTTCCTTTAGCCTGGGCGACCTCTACACTACCTATCTGCACACCATCCATTCTTCTTAGGTATATTAAGTGGCCTCCCCCATCTAATATTGCAATCACAACATTCCAATTTTCCTGACGGGCTTTTTCTTCAGCGGCATCTGCAATTCTCATGGCTTCCTCCAGATTCAAATAAGGTTGTACCTGTGCTTGGGCGATAGATATCAATGGAATTATTATCAGAAGAGATAGAATTAGCTTTTTCATTTATCTGAGTAGGTTAGATTAATTGGAAAGTATTATTCCTAATTTAATTATTTTTTTGAAGCAATGCTCAAAAAGTCTTAAATTAAAAGTCCAACACAAATAATGACCAAAACTATAACCCCATCAAATCATGAAAAACATCAGCAGAAGGGATACTATAAAGACATTAACCCTAGGCACGGGAATAAGTCTTTTTTCCCCACTTACTTTGGTATCCTGTAGCAACAAACCTAAAAAAGATAAGCTTGGAGTCGCTTTGGTCGGGTTGGGTTATTACAGTACAGATTTATTGGCTCCTGCTTTACAGCAGACGGAGCATTGCTATCTGGCAGGAATTGTTACCGGAACACCTTCTAAGGCAGAATCATGGAAATCAACATACAATATTCCCCAGAAAAACATTTACAACTATGAGAATATGGATAAGATAGCTGACAATCCGGATATCGATGTCATCTATATTGTTCTTCCTCCCTCAATGCATATGGAATATACCATCAAAGCTGCCCAGACCGGAAAGCATGTATGGTGCGAAAAACCTATGGCTGTAACTGTAGATGAATGTCAGGCCATGATTGATGCATGTAAAAAAAATAATGTATCGCTTTCTATTGGATACAGATGCCAACACGAACCCAATACACTGGAATATCAGCGTATAGTAAAAGAGGGCTTATTGGGTAAAGTCACCCAAGTGGATTGTGCTGCAGGATATCGGGAGGGCAGAACTGACCATTGGAAACAAAAAAGAGAAATGGGCGGAGGTGTAATTTATGATATGGGTGTCTATGCCATTCAAGGGGCAAGATTAGGTTCGAATATGGAGCCTATTGCTGTGAACTCGGCCAAAGTCTGGACCGAGAGACCTGAAATTTATAAAGATGGCTTGGGTGAAATCGTGGAAGCTCAGCTTGAATTCCCAGGAGGAGTTATAGGAAACATCAAAACTTCCTTTGCTGAAAACATTAACTTTTTAAATATTACCTGTGAAGAGGGTGTGATAGAAATGGCCCCATTCTCTGCTTATTCCGGAATTAAGGGTAAAAGCCCCCTTGGAGAAATCAACTTCCCCTATCAAGTACCATGGCAACAGGCCAATCAAATGGATATGGATTCCTTGGCCATAATAGGAGGAAAACCTATGCCTGTTCCCGGCGAAGAAGGCTTGCGGGATATCAGAATAGTACAGGCTATCCTAAAAAGTGCTGAAACCGGGCAGAGGGTAGAGATATAACCGGCCCACAGATTTCGCAAATATCCTCAGATCATAAAAATTTATAAATTAAAGAGAAGCCTTCTGCAAAAATCAACGAAATCTGTGGGAGAGCTTAGGAAATCCTGCTCCAGTTGATTGCGTGCTTCTTCTGGTTTTTGATCTGTCTCAGAACCATGGTATTTTGAGGCTGGGATAGTTCCGGATCTTCCTGCAATAGCAGTTGGGCTGCATCTCTTGCCATAGTCAAAATAGGAGCATCTTTACTCAGGTCAGCAATCAATAGATCGGCTACTCCACTTTGCTGTGTTCCCATCAAATCTCCTGGGCCACGTAATTTGAGGTCCACATCTGCAATCTCAAAACCATTATTGGTTCTCACCATGGTTTGCAGCCTTATCCGGCTGTCTTTGGATAATTCATACTTGGTCATCAATATACAATAAGATTGATCTGCTCCTCTACCTACCCTACCCCGTAATTGATGCAATTGTGATAGACCAAATCGCTCTGCATTTTCAACAATCATCACCGAGGCATTGGGTACATTTACACCCACCTCAATAACCGTTGTGGCTACCATGATTTTTGTTTCTCCCTTTACAAAGCGCTGCATTTCAAAATCCTTGTCCATGGCCTTCATATTGCCATGCACAATGCTGATCGGAAATTCGGGAAATGCCCGACAGATACTTTCGTAGCCGTCCATCAGATTTTTTAAGTCTAACGTTTCGGATTCTTCAATTAAGGGATAAACCACATAAACTTGCCTTCCTTCCAGAATCTGCTTTCTTATAAAACCAAAAACCTTTAATCTGTCTTTGTCATAGCGATGTACTGTCTGTATGGGTTTTCGCCCTTTGGGCATTTCATCAATAACTGATATATCAAGGTCTCCATACAATGTCATAGCCAAGGTCCTGGGAATGGGCGTGGCTGTCATGACCAAGACATGGGGAAAATATTGCTCATTTTTTGCCCAAAGTTTGGCCCTTTGGGCCACACCGAAACGGTGCTGTTCATCCACGATCGCCAAACCAAGATTTTTGAATTGGACGATATCTTCCAATAGGGCATGGGTTCCGATAATAATATGCAAATCTCCAGAAAGCAACATTTCATGGATGATTTTCCGGGTAGACTTTTTGGTAGATCCTGTCAATAAAGCAATTCTCAAACCCATCAGATCAGCATACTCCTTTAACCCTTCATGATGCTGATTGGCCAAAATCTCCGTCGGTGCCATCAAACAGGTCTGTGCCCCGGAACTGACAGCAATCAGAATACAGATAAATGCTACCATGGTCTTGCCACTACCCACATCGCCTTGGATCAAGCGATTCATCTGTTTACCCGATTTCATATCCCCAAATGCTTCCCGGACCACTCTCTTTTGTGCCTCTGTCAGCTCGAATGGCAAATGTTCCTTATAAAATTTTGTGAGTAGTTCTGTTTGGTTGAGAATCTGTCCTTTTGACTTTTCAGTTCTGGTTAGTTTGAGTTTCAATAACCTCAACTGCACAAAGAAAAACTCTTCAAATTTCAATCTAAACCTCGCTTTTTGAAGAATTTCCGGATTTTCAGGAAAATGGATTTGTTTTAGAGCGATTTGTTTTGAAATGAGGCTAAACCGTTGAATGATTTCCATTGGCAATGTTTCCTGAATCTGCGGGTAGGCTACTTGTACCAGACCCTCCATTATCCTTGAAATCCCTTTGGAATCCAAGTATTTTGCCCTCAGTTTTTCTGTGGTGGAGTAGACCGGTTGAAAGAAACTCTTTTCTTCCTGCACCTGAGAAAGCGGTTCCATTTCAGGGTGTGCAATACTGAATTTCCGGCCATATTTGTTGGGCTTGCCATAAAATACGAAGGCCGGTCCGATCAACAGTTTTTTGACAACCCATTGGATTCCTTTGAACCAAGTGAGTTCCATTTCCCCGGTTTCATCATAAATGTAGGCTATTAACCGCTTTCTTCTGGCATCGCCTATGGTTTCTACCTTTCGGATCTTGGCAATGACCTGGACATTTTCAAGATCCTCATTCAGCTCGATGATTTTGTAAAACTTGGTTCGGTCTTCGTATCGGAAAGGATAGTATTGCAGCAATTCCCCATAAGTAAAAATATTCAGCTCCTTATTGAACAAAGCAGCTTTCTGCGGACCCATGCCGCGGAGGTATTCTATTTTGGTATCGAAAAAAGAGGACAATAGATATAAATAGGACTATTTGGGAGAAT
This window of the Aquiflexum balticum DSM 16537 genome carries:
- the recG gene encoding ATP-dependent DNA helicase RecG, with translation MSSFFDTKIEYLRGMGPQKAALFNKELNIFTYGELLQYYPFRYEDRTKFYKIIELNEDLENVQVIAKIRKVETIGDARRKRLIAYIYDETGEMELTWFKGIQWVVKKLLIGPAFVFYGKPNKYGRKFSIAHPEMEPLSQVQEEKSFFQPVYSTTEKLRAKYLDSKGISRIMEGLVQVAYPQIQETLPMEIIQRFSLISKQIALKQIHFPENPEILQKARFRLKFEEFFFVQLRLLKLKLTRTEKSKGQILNQTELLTKFYKEHLPFELTEAQKRVVREAFGDMKSGKQMNRLIQGDVGSGKTMVAFICILIAVSSGAQTCLMAPTEILANQHHEGLKEYADLMGLRIALLTGSTKKSTRKIIHEMLLSGDLHIIIGTHALLEDIVQFKNLGLAIVDEQHRFGVAQRAKLWAKNEQYFPHVLVMTATPIPRTLAMTLYGDLDISVIDEMPKGRKPIQTVHRYDKDRLKVFGFIRKQILEGRQVYVVYPLIEESETLDLKNLMDGYESICRAFPEFPISIVHGNMKAMDKDFEMQRFVKGETKIMVATTVIEVGVNVPNASVMIVENAERFGLSQLHQLRGRVGRGADQSYCILMTKYELSKDSRIRLQTMVRTNNGFEIADVDLKLRGPGDLMGTQQSGVADLLIADLSKDAPILTMARDAAQLLLQEDPELSQPQNTMVLRQIKNQKKHAINWSRIS
- a CDS encoding GlcG/HbpS family heme-binding protein; protein product: MKKLILSLLIIIPLISIAQAQVQPYLNLEEAMRIADAAEEKARQENWNVVIAILDGGGHLIYLRRMDGVQIGSVEVAQAKGKSAVYFKRPTKVFEDLVKSGGTHILSLPNAIPVEGGLPIFKDGVCVGAIGISGVTSAQDGLIAEAGLKAL
- a CDS encoding Gfo/Idh/MocA family protein; its protein translation is MKNISRRDTIKTLTLGTGISLFSPLTLVSCSNKPKKDKLGVALVGLGYYSTDLLAPALQQTEHCYLAGIVTGTPSKAESWKSTYNIPQKNIYNYENMDKIADNPDIDVIYIVLPPSMHMEYTIKAAQTGKHVWCEKPMAVTVDECQAMIDACKKNNVSLSIGYRCQHEPNTLEYQRIVKEGLLGKVTQVDCAAGYREGRTDHWKQKREMGGGVIYDMGVYAIQGARLGSNMEPIAVNSAKVWTERPEIYKDGLGEIVEAQLEFPGGVIGNIKTSFAENINFLNITCEEGVIEMAPFSAYSGIKGKSPLGEINFPYQVPWQQANQMDMDSLAIIGGKPMPVPGEEGLRDIRIVQAILKSAETGQRVEI